In a genomic window of Lepisosteus oculatus isolate fLepOcu1 chromosome 3, fLepOcu1.hap2, whole genome shotgun sequence:
- the LOC107076611 gene encoding mucin-17-like, with product MCVCHPNFEGKFCDVLAGTVSVDTYERTANVTVKIDQNYTQELSNPSSLEYSTFVNNFTKQMDNVYKNIRNYKGVEILKISKGSIVVDYEVILEIKNGNDADEVYQEALAEVETALEKAKNCTGQVNCLTFTIKNYTVSNSTLNENAVCAKVIPEGFNTYYTAYTIDSKIVCISQCDSRHNERKSCNLGTCQVTRAGPTCFCLHTSSEWYMGSDCSLPVSKAGFYTGVGILAVVIVVTVITLSTFLVLGKKKEIRNQDRKNSLVNQWLDDDFEWPTLNRTDTPAAESYSALYGKSQDLPYNAQSSTIFRNPSSYFADSSVPRYPCPPYSREERRPMQQNIQLNNLSPPVSVRIGWPHIRTSFES from the exons ATGTGCGTCTGTCATCCGAATTTCGAGGGCAAGTTTTGTGATGTTCTAGCAGGAACTGTTTCTGTCG ATACCTATGAAAGGACAGCAAACGTGACAGTGAAGATAGACCAAAACTACACACAGGAACTGAGCAACCCATCGTCAttagaatacagtacatttgtaaaCAACTTCACGAAGCAG ATGGACAACGTTTACAAGAATATTAGGAATTACAAAGGGGTGGAGATTCTGAAAATCAG CAAGGGCAGCATTGTTGTGGACTACGAAGTCATCCTAGAGATAAAGAACGGAAACGATGCAGACGAGGTGTACCAGGAAGCGCTCGCTGAAGTGGAAACGGCTCTGGAAAAGGCGAAGAATTGCACAG GACAAGTTAACTGCCTTACTTTTACTATCAAGAATTATACAGTCAGCAACAGCACGTTGAACGAAAATG CTGTGTGTGCCAAGGTGATCCCAGAGGGTTTCAACACCTACTACACCGCTTACACAATAGATTCGAAAATAGTCTGCATTTCCCAGTGTGACTCCAGACACAACGAGAGAAAATCCTGCAACCTGGGCACTTGTCAGGTCACCAGAGCCGGACCCACCTGCTT CTGTTTGCACACGAGCTCAGAGTGGTACATGGGCAGTGACTGTAGCCTTCCTGTCAGCAAGGCTGGATTCTACACGGGAGTGGGCATCCTGGCTGTGGTCATAGTGGTCACTGTCATCACCTTGTCCACATTCCTCGTCCTGGGCAAGAAGAAAGAAATCAG GAACCAGGACAGGAAGAACAGTCTGGTGAACCAGTGGCTGGATGATGACTTTGAGTGGCCGACGCTTAacaggacagacacaccagCAG CTGAAAGCTACAGTGCACTGTACGGAAAGTCCCAGGACCTGCCCTACAATGCCCAGAGTTCCACAATCTTCAGAAACCCCAGTTCTTACTTTGCGGATTCTAGCGTACCAAGATACCCCTGCCCACCCTACAGCAGAGAGGAAAGACGCCCTATGCAACAGAACATCCAGCTCAACAACCTCAGTCCCCCCGTCTCG GTGAGAATCGGTTGGCCCCACATCCGGACCTCTTTCGAGAGCTAG